Proteins encoded together in one Anaerobaca lacustris window:
- a CDS encoding type II toxin-antitoxin system HicA family toxin, whose amino-acid sequence MKRRELEKRLRIAGCVLKREGASHALWINPRTGAIEAVPRHTEIKEPLAKKILRGLGAS is encoded by the coding sequence ATGAAACGACGAGAGTTGGAGAAGAGGCTCCGGATCGCCGGCTGCGTCCTGAAACGAGAAGGCGCGTCTCACGCGCTATGGATCAACCCCAGGACGGGCGCCATCGAAGCGGTGCCTCGGCACACCGAGATCAAGGAACCTCTGGCAAAGAAGATTCTCAGGGGGCTGGGTGCTTCATAG
- a CDS encoding type II toxin-antitoxin system HicB family antitoxin, producing MKGEFTAVIESSPEGGYWAICPEVSGANGQGETVAEAKESLKQAIVLILEDRLADIRRGLGDDAIEEKIAIG from the coding sequence ATGAAGGGCGAATTTACGGCGGTAATTGAGAGTTCGCCGGAGGGCGGTTATTGGGCGATCTGTCCGGAGGTATCCGGCGCCAACGGTCAGGGCGAGACGGTGGCCGAAGCGAAAGAGAGCCTCAAGCAGGCGATCGTTCTGATCCTGGAGGACCGGCTGGCAGATATTCGCCGTGGGCTGGGTGACGATGCCATCGAAGAGAAGATCGCGATCGGATGA